In the genome of Prosthecobacter algae, one region contains:
- a CDS encoding TonB-dependent receptor, translating into MSLSHPLSKALLALVFVSTATAQEAAPPQDSQTLPEVVVEGKASNLLGTTDGASKGRATQEDFMSRPLMRRGEILETIPGVIITQHAGGGKANQYFLRGFNLDHGTDFSISLDGMPLNMRTHAHGQGYTDLNPVIPELVQAIDYAKGTYTAADGDLSTAGSANFLLWDTMPENILRVEFGEYNYYRALIAGTLPIAAAEQQGMQQGLTYGLEYNYYDGPWQQAEEFNRWNGLLRYFAGDEDNKFSITFMGYRGSWVSTDQIPRRAVTNGTLDRFSTLDPSAGGDSERYSLNMAYEHRDDDVVTRANIYGIYYSLGLFSNFTYFTQGPQGDQFEQSEKRWVFGGQVSRTWEDRDLFGIKSDLTLGFQTRHDLINGIGLYQTTNRKRYATTRQDDIWEGSAGLYGEMVNRWTPWFRTVLGLRGDLYYFDSLESTVNGEDAEWAGIISPKFSAIFGPWHETELYLNFGTGFHSNDARGVTARSLQADPLVRTMGGEIGLRTQAIPELTTTLALFWLQSDSELIYVGDAGTNEPGPGSERYGVELATYWRPNQWFSADAEVAMTYARLKDSGNADRIPNSVPVMFSGGFNVGAQGNADGWFTGLRVRAFTGRPLEETGQIEGRESFMVNATVGYRRKNWEAAVDCLNILNRADNDIEYAYESQLQNEAAPVNDVHFHPVEPRMFRFRVTYRF; encoded by the coding sequence ATGTCTCTCTCCCATCCCCTTTCAAAGGCCCTGCTGGCCCTCGTCTTCGTCAGCACCGCCACTGCTCAAGAAGCAGCCCCTCCCCAAGATTCCCAGACCCTTCCCGAAGTCGTCGTGGAAGGAAAAGCCAGCAACCTCCTCGGCACCACCGATGGTGCTTCCAAAGGCCGCGCCACTCAGGAGGACTTCATGTCCCGCCCCCTCATGCGTCGCGGTGAAATCCTCGAGACCATCCCCGGCGTCATCATCACCCAGCACGCAGGCGGGGGAAAGGCGAACCAATACTTCCTACGCGGCTTCAACCTGGATCACGGCACGGACTTTTCCATCAGCCTGGATGGCATGCCCCTCAACATGCGCACCCATGCCCACGGTCAAGGCTACACGGATTTAAACCCCGTCATCCCCGAGCTGGTGCAGGCCATTGACTACGCCAAGGGCACCTACACCGCTGCCGATGGCGACCTCTCCACCGCAGGCAGTGCCAATTTTCTCCTCTGGGACACCATGCCGGAAAACATCCTGCGCGTGGAGTTCGGCGAGTACAATTACTACCGCGCCCTCATCGCCGGTACCCTCCCCATCGCTGCCGCAGAGCAGCAGGGCATGCAGCAAGGCCTAACCTATGGTTTGGAATACAATTACTACGATGGACCCTGGCAGCAGGCCGAGGAGTTCAATCGCTGGAACGGCCTCCTGCGCTACTTCGCCGGGGATGAGGACAATAAGTTTTCCATCACCTTCATGGGCTATCGCGGGAGCTGGGTCAGCACGGATCAGATTCCCCGCCGCGCGGTCACCAATGGCACGTTGGATCGCTTCTCCACGCTGGACCCCAGCGCCGGTGGCGACAGCGAGCGTTACAGCCTGAACATGGCCTATGAGCACCGCGATGACGACGTCGTCACCCGCGCGAACATCTACGGCATCTACTACTCGCTCGGCCTTTTTTCCAATTTCACCTACTTCACCCAGGGGCCTCAGGGCGACCAGTTTGAGCAGTCTGAAAAACGCTGGGTCTTCGGCGGCCAAGTCTCCCGCACCTGGGAAGACCGCGACCTCTTCGGCATCAAGTCGGATCTCACCCTCGGCTTCCAGACCCGGCATGACCTCATCAACGGCATCGGCCTTTACCAGACCACCAACCGCAAACGCTACGCCACCACCCGCCAGGACGACATTTGGGAAGGCAGCGCCGGGCTCTATGGTGAAATGGTGAACCGCTGGACTCCCTGGTTCCGCACCGTCCTGGGCCTGCGCGGGGACCTGTATTACTTCGACTCTCTCGAGAGCACCGTGAATGGCGAAGACGCCGAGTGGGCAGGCATCATCAGCCCCAAGTTCAGCGCCATCTTCGGCCCCTGGCATGAGACGGAGCTCTACCTCAACTTCGGCACCGGCTTCCACAGCAACGATGCCCGTGGCGTCACCGCCCGCTCCCTGCAGGCAGATCCCCTCGTCCGCACCATGGGCGGAGAGATCGGCCTGCGCACTCAGGCCATCCCAGAGCTCACCACCACCCTCGCCCTCTTCTGGCTGCAGAGTGACAGCGAACTCATCTACGTGGGCGATGCCGGCACGAATGAACCCGGTCCCGGTTCCGAACGTTACGGGGTGGAGCTTGCCACCTACTGGCGGCCTAACCAATGGTTCAGCGCCGATGCCGAGGTGGCCATGACCTACGCCCGCCTCAAGGACAGTGGCAATGCCGACCGCATCCCCAACAGCGTGCCCGTCATGTTCAGCGGTGGATTTAACGTGGGTGCCCAGGGCAATGCGGATGGCTGGTTCACCGGCCTGCGCGTGCGCGCTTTCACTGGTCGTCCACTGGAGGAAACCGGCCAGATCGAAGGTCGCGAAAGCTTCATGGTGAATGCGACCGTGGGCTACCGCCGCAAAAACTGGGAAGCTGCCGTGGATTGCCTGAACATCCTCAATCGTGCCGATAACGACATCGAGTACGCTTACGAGAGCCAGCTCCAAAACGAAGCCGCTCCCGTGAACGACGTCCACTTTCACCCCGTGGAGCCTCGCATGTTCCGCTTCCGTGTGACCTATCGGTTTTAA
- a CDS encoding choice-of-anchor D domain-containing protein, whose translation MKAALLLCLAIASSAWGQGTTLYSIGTPTDEEQLYLEMINRGRANPTAEGLRLATTTDAAVRAALIGFEVDVPLMQQEFAVLPVRPPLAMNAKLTQMARGHTQDMLDNAFQGHFSSNGDDLGDRVTLVGYPFTSLGENVFSFSQSVFHGHAGFQVDWGDDGDTDGMQDPRGHRDSIHGDFREVGVGVLRGTKKNTTTQQTVGPQLVTQNFGSQINSLAYVTGVAFYDLNGNDFYDLGEGIGGLTVNVTGSSFHAITADSGGYAVPVPTANANRTVTFSGLGANATAQTNLVGGANVKVDFKPALVSPLPTGSVTPLVGTAAGYTFPAVTGATAYQWEALAAQSATNDGAETLTRVTQTTSGTYSPRSTTVKHAGTAAYRLTHPETAYTAERLTYPETFLVQAGGQMTFRSRLRFATENQVAKVQVTTDGGINWVDVYSQPGATPSGQSSVPGEAAFQLRTVSLAAFVGKHIQLRFNYEVLGGDFFPGTDAALGWYVDEVAFSQVLDASSGVVTAVTPGQTGFQFTPPATGRYLLAVRPLISGRPWPFSPPLEVNAQLPPVDITLLLPSQPAFVPGAASLTFQTAGVGTSAVQTLVIQNSGTGDLTSLALEVTGTHAEDFTVGSLASTTLAAGAEMQVPLTFAPQATGARTATLRVLSNDPDESPFLISLSGQGSNALSITVPPRSQVVKAGTTTTLSVTAGPDVQSYLWRKNNSPLPGAAGSSLIFATTQLTDAGTYSVRVTGGQPVTSQDSLPAHLAVVEDIEKTLALQEAKAVTLTAKATGPNIQYEWKKVGGPTLEEGPNVIGKLTKTLTLKGLVTAQSGTYVCEVKTGDSTATAGATTHLRIYHDVPIVAPVQNLDVGIVGGSFYHLIRTSDLVQKTPISYAAKNLPPGLKVNAKTGEITGIPTKPGTYEEVLLIASNAVGPGQSRQTIVIEPYPTGLAGAYVGLAERHAVINQRLGHRLDLTITSLGQFSGSLTQGSLKMPFKGALDLVSGAAALPSGQVQIQPPGKPLPPLLTLTFEVDFANHRLTQASVAASGQQVPLTAWHQKWNAKGPAASAFQGLHTFGLRLADDSGLTNDADVPQGWGYGSLTPLTDGKLIAAGRTADGEKFTCASVLGPLGEVLIYQALYTTPVKGSLLGLLTLNPEILNNPDDNTVTGALTWTRPASTLASARLYKTGFGLPGTPVVDPVPLQAVGARHVPPVGPTDVILNLQAGVQNGRVEFDFADIETTSDQPDQVLNIALKSKITSFAPASNPAATRLSAVVTSGLLSGSFTLTDAPSAGAKEIKRTVTLQGLLIRDGVNYRGVGYFLLPALPSPGGPAATPILSGSLLLRPQ comes from the coding sequence ATGAAAGCCGCCCTGCTCCTTTGTCTCGCCATCGCCTCGTCTGCGTGGGGGCAGGGGACCACGCTGTATTCCATCGGCACGCCCACGGATGAGGAGCAGCTTTATCTGGAGATGATCAATCGCGGCCGGGCCAATCCCACGGCGGAGGGCCTGCGCCTGGCCACCACCACGGATGCGGCCGTGCGTGCTGCGCTCATAGGTTTTGAGGTGGATGTCCCGCTCATGCAGCAGGAATTTGCCGTCCTGCCCGTGCGCCCACCTTTGGCCATGAATGCCAAGCTCACCCAGATGGCGCGTGGGCACACGCAGGACATGCTGGACAATGCCTTTCAGGGCCACTTCAGCAGCAATGGAGACGACCTGGGAGATCGGGTGACCCTGGTGGGTTACCCCTTCACCTCGCTGGGGGAAAATGTGTTCTCCTTTTCGCAATCAGTCTTCCATGGCCACGCAGGTTTCCAGGTGGACTGGGGAGACGATGGCGATACCGATGGCATGCAGGACCCACGCGGCCACCGCGACAGCATCCATGGCGACTTCCGCGAAGTGGGGGTGGGCGTGCTGAGAGGAACGAAGAAAAATACCACCACTCAGCAGACGGTGGGCCCGCAGCTCGTCACGCAAAATTTCGGCAGTCAAATCAACAGCCTCGCCTACGTCACGGGCGTGGCCTTTTATGACCTGAATGGCAATGACTTCTATGATCTGGGCGAAGGCATCGGTGGCCTAACCGTGAATGTGACAGGCTCCAGTTTCCATGCCATCACCGCAGACTCGGGTGGCTACGCCGTCCCTGTGCCCACGGCGAATGCCAACCGCACCGTCACCTTTTCCGGCCTCGGGGCCAATGCCACGGCGCAGACAAACCTCGTCGGCGGCGCCAATGTGAAGGTGGACTTCAAGCCCGCCCTTGTCTCGCCGCTCCCCACGGGGTCGGTCACGCCGCTGGTGGGCACAGCGGCAGGTTACACCTTCCCCGCTGTCACCGGGGCCACCGCGTATCAGTGGGAGGCCCTCGCTGCCCAGTCCGCCACGAATGATGGCGCGGAGACTTTGACCCGTGTCACCCAGACCACCAGTGGCACCTACAGTCCGCGCTCCACCACCGTGAAGCACGCGGGCACGGCTGCCTATCGCCTCACTCATCCCGAAACGGCCTACACAGCGGAGCGTCTCACTTATCCAGAGACCTTTCTGGTGCAAGCTGGCGGCCAGATGACCTTCCGCAGCCGCCTCCGCTTCGCCACGGAAAACCAGGTGGCCAAAGTACAGGTCACCACCGATGGCGGCATCAACTGGGTGGATGTTTACTCCCAACCTGGGGCCACCCCCAGCGGCCAGAGCAGCGTCCCCGGGGAGGCTGCTTTCCAGCTTCGCACCGTTTCCCTTGCCGCTTTTGTGGGAAAGCACATTCAGCTCCGCTTCAACTATGAGGTGCTGGGCGGAGATTTTTTCCCCGGCACGGATGCCGCCCTCGGCTGGTATGTGGATGAGGTGGCCTTCAGCCAAGTGCTGGATGCCTCCAGTGGCGTGGTGACGGCGGTCACTCCAGGGCAGACAGGCTTTCAGTTCACCCCACCCGCGACGGGGCGTTATTTACTTGCGGTTAGGCCGCTCATCTCCGGTCGCCCATGGCCCTTCAGTCCTCCGCTGGAGGTGAATGCGCAGCTCCCTCCCGTGGACATCACTCTCCTGCTGCCTTCTCAGCCTGCCTTCGTTCCCGGTGCGGCCAGCCTGACTTTCCAAACCGCGGGCGTCGGGACCAGTGCCGTGCAGACCCTGGTGATCCAAAACTCCGGCACGGGAGATCTCACCAGTCTGGCGTTGGAAGTCACCGGCACGCACGCGGAGGATTTCACCGTCGGCAGTCTCGCTAGCACCACCCTCGCCGCAGGCGCAGAGATGCAGGTGCCTCTCACCTTTGCTCCCCAGGCCACGGGCGCACGCACCGCCACGCTGCGGGTCCTCAGCAATGACCCAGATGAAAGCCCCTTCCTCATCAGCCTCAGTGGCCAAGGTTCCAATGCCTTGAGCATCACCGTTCCACCCCGCAGCCAGGTGGTGAAGGCAGGCACCACCACGACCCTCAGCGTCACCGCAGGGCCAGACGTGCAGAGTTATCTCTGGCGGAAAAACAACAGCCCCTTGCCGGGTGCCGCCGGGTCCAGCCTCATCTTCGCCACCACCCAGTTGACCGATGCTGGCACCTACTCCGTGCGTGTCACCGGTGGGCAGCCCGTCACCTCGCAGGATAGCCTTCCGGCCCATCTCGCCGTGGTGGAAGACATCGAAAAAACCTTGGCCCTTCAGGAAGCAAAAGCCGTCACTCTCACCGCCAAGGCCACTGGGCCTAACATTCAGTACGAATGGAAAAAAGTCGGCGGCCCCACCTTGGAGGAGGGCCCCAACGTCATCGGCAAGCTCACCAAAACCTTGACCCTCAAAGGCCTCGTCACCGCCCAGAGCGGCACCTACGTGTGCGAGGTGAAAACCGGCGACAGCACCGCCACGGCGGGGGCCACCACCCACCTGCGCATTTACCACGATGTCCCCATCGTCGCCCCGGTGCAAAATCTGGATGTCGGCATCGTCGGTGGATCTTTCTACCATCTCATTCGCACCAGTGATTTGGTGCAAAAGACCCCCATCTCCTACGCCGCGAAAAATTTGCCCCCGGGCCTGAAGGTCAATGCCAAGACGGGCGAAATCACCGGCATTCCCACCAAGCCCGGCACCTATGAAGAAGTCCTCCTCATCGCCAGCAATGCCGTCGGCCCAGGACAAAGCCGCCAAACCATCGTCATCGAGCCCTACCCCACCGGGCTCGCGGGGGCCTACGTCGGTTTGGCCGAGCGTCATGCTGTGATCAATCAAAGGTTAGGCCATCGGCTAGACCTCACCATCACCAGCCTTGGCCAGTTCAGCGGCAGCCTCACTCAGGGCAGCCTGAAGATGCCCTTCAAAGGCGCGCTGGATCTCGTCTCTGGCGCTGCCGCTCTGCCGTCCGGCCAGGTGCAGATCCAGCCCCCCGGCAAGCCCCTGCCGCCTCTCCTCACGCTGACGTTTGAGGTGGACTTTGCGAATCACCGCCTCACCCAGGCCAGCGTGGCCGCCTCAGGCCAGCAGGTGCCCCTCACCGCCTGGCATCAGAAATGGAATGCCAAAGGCCCTGCCGCCTCCGCCTTCCAGGGCCTGCATACCTTTGGCCTGCGCCTGGCAGATGACAGTGGTCTAACGAATGATGCGGACGTGCCGCAGGGCTGGGGTTACGGCTCCTTGACCCCCTTGACAGATGGCAAGCTCATCGCCGCAGGTCGCACGGCAGATGGTGAAAAATTCACCTGCGCTTCCGTGTTGGGACCCCTCGGTGAGGTGTTGATTTATCAGGCCCTCTACACCACTCCCGTGAAAGGCAGTTTGTTAGGCCTGCTGACACTGAACCCTGAGATCCTCAATAACCCAGACGACAATACCGTCACCGGCGCCCTCACCTGGACACGTCCGGCCAGCACACTCGCCTCCGCCCGCCTCTACAAGACTGGCTTTGGCCTCCCTGGCACTCCCGTGGTAGATCCCGTGCCACTGCAGGCTGTGGGTGCCCGGCATGTCCCGCCTGTGGGGCCCACCGACGTGATCTTAAACCTCCAGGCCGGTGTGCAAAATGGCCGTGTGGAATTCGACTTTGCCGATATCGAAACCACCTCAGACCAGCCAGACCAGGTCCTGAACATCGCCCTGAAAAGCAAGATCACCTCCTTTGCTCCTGCCAGCAATCCCGCCGCCACACGCCTTTCCGCCGTCGTCACCTCAGGTCTGCTCAGTGGCAGCTTCACCCTCACGGATGCGCCCAGCGCCGGGGCGAAGGAAATCAAACGCACCGTCACCCTCCAGGGCCTGCTCATCCGGGATGGCGTGAATTATCGCGGTGTCGGCTACTTCCTCCTGCCAGCCCTGCCCAGTCCCGGTGGCCCAGCGGCCACGCCCATTCTTTCCGGCAGCCTGTTGCTGCGGCCTCAGTGA
- a CDS encoding GTP-binding protein yields the protein MPTKARYIMIGGFLGAGKTTTVGRLARHLTDQGLRVGLITNDQAGGLVDTKLLRGQGYATEEIAGGCFCCRFNTLVDAANKLSDQSKPDVFIAEPVGSCTDLVATVTYPLRRMYGNAFTIAPLSVLVDPVRARRVFGLDAGGTFSSKVAYIFKKQLEEADIIVISKSDLIGETEREELRAVLEREFPLARIVTASPREETGLADLFAQLMTDEQARRNPMAVDYEVYADGEALLGWLNATVTLKATEEFEANDFLRALATDVQQRLQKDGTEIAHFKMTYSPDDGIAGELASINLVRSDYIPELGMELDEPSEGGQLIVNLRAEADPATLMHAVQAGLTATTAQFATLTAKLDHEEHFRPGKPTPTHRDGHE from the coding sequence ATGCCCACCAAAGCACGTTACATTATGATCGGCGGTTTCCTCGGAGCCGGAAAGACCACCACGGTGGGTCGCCTGGCGCGCCACCTCACGGACCAGGGGCTGCGCGTGGGCCTCATCACCAATGATCAAGCCGGCGGGCTGGTGGATACCAAACTCCTGCGCGGCCAAGGCTACGCCACCGAGGAGATCGCTGGGGGCTGCTTCTGCTGCCGATTTAACACGCTGGTGGACGCGGCTAACAAATTATCTGACCAATCCAAGCCCGATGTTTTCATCGCTGAGCCCGTGGGCAGTTGCACGGATCTCGTCGCCACCGTCACCTATCCCCTCCGCCGCATGTACGGGAATGCCTTCACCATCGCCCCCCTCAGTGTCCTGGTGGACCCCGTGCGGGCGCGCCGCGTCTTCGGCTTGGATGCAGGCGGCACCTTCTCCAGCAAGGTGGCGTACATTTTTAAAAAGCAGCTCGAAGAGGCCGATATCATCGTCATCAGCAAGAGCGACCTCATCGGCGAAACCGAGCGTGAGGAACTGCGCGCCGTGCTGGAGCGGGAGTTCCCCCTGGCTCGCATCGTCACCGCCTCACCCCGTGAAGAAACCGGGCTGGCAGATCTCTTTGCCCAGCTCATGACCGACGAGCAAGCGCGTCGAAATCCCATGGCTGTGGACTACGAAGTCTATGCCGATGGCGAAGCTCTGCTGGGCTGGCTGAATGCCACCGTCACCCTGAAAGCCACGGAGGAATTCGAGGCCAATGACTTCCTCCGCGCCCTCGCCACGGACGTGCAGCAGCGCCTGCAAAAAGACGGCACTGAGATCGCTCATTTCAAAATGACCTACAGCCCCGATGACGGCATCGCAGGGGAACTCGCCTCCATCAATCTGGTGCGCAGCGACTACATCCCCGAGCTCGGCATGGAACTGGATGAACCCAGCGAAGGCGGCCAACTCATCGTCAACCTCCGCGCCGAGGCAGACCCCGCCACCCTCATGCACGCCGTGCAAGCCGGCCTCACCGCCACCACCGCCCAGTTCGCCACCCTCACCGCCAAGCTCGACCACGAAGAACACTTCCGCCCCGGCAAACCCACCCCCACTCACCGGGACGGCCACGAATAG
- a CDS encoding metalloregulator ArsR/SmtB family transcription factor — MPRSRRVHFDCLTAMRALGEPTRFALVRSLLGGPRCVNDLCEELSATPYNASKHLRVLREAGLIEVEKHSQQRVYSLAEAFRARMKPGTQTLDLGCCQFHLDQFEEA; from the coding sequence ATGCCTCGCAGCCGTCGTGTCCACTTTGACTGCCTCACCGCCATGCGCGCTCTGGGGGAGCCCACACGCTTCGCTTTGGTGCGCTCTTTGTTAGGCGGCCCCCGCTGCGTGAATGACCTGTGCGAGGAACTTTCCGCCACGCCCTACAATGCCTCCAAGCACCTCCGCGTGCTGCGCGAGGCCGGATTGATCGAAGTGGAAAAGCACAGCCAGCAGCGCGTCTATTCCCTGGCCGAGGCCTTCCGCGCCCGCATGAAACCCGGCACCCAGACGCTGGATCTCGGCTGCTGCCAGTTTCATCTGGACCAGTTTGAAGAAGCCTAA
- a CDS encoding DUF2062 domain-containing protein, which produces MVDFAKGYFRRSIFKTYRFFKHPRKLKTSPIMRWFARHFLDKRVWKPTQHTFAGGMAVGLFVTVQLLPIQMPTAAILAAIFRVNIPIAIALCWLSNPATLAPIGLLENWMGTWIMHKFGDPTAAAAAIVEEHETLARGIQFAKAMFLGGVFLGGALAPVGYILSYFIWGAIDQWNKFRKQPDLPLEKGPEI; this is translated from the coding sequence ATGGTTGACTTTGCCAAAGGCTACTTTCGCCGCTCCATCTTCAAGACCTACCGCTTCTTCAAGCATCCCCGGAAGCTGAAGACCAGCCCCATCATGCGCTGGTTTGCCCGTCACTTTCTGGACAAGCGCGTGTGGAAGCCCACCCAGCACACCTTTGCCGGCGGCATGGCCGTGGGCCTCTTTGTCACCGTGCAGTTGCTGCCCATTCAGATGCCCACCGCAGCCATTCTCGCGGCCATCTTCCGGGTGAATATCCCCATCGCCATCGCCCTCTGCTGGCTCAGCAATCCTGCCACCCTGGCCCCCATCGGCCTGTTGGAAAACTGGATGGGCACCTGGATCATGCACAAGTTTGGCGATCCCACCGCTGCCGCCGCCGCCATCGTGGAAGAGCATGAGACGCTGGCTCGCGGCATCCAGTTTGCCAAGGCCATGTTCTTGGGGGGCGTCTTCCTGGGCGGTGCACTGGCACCCGTGGGTTACATCCTCTCTTACTTCATCTGGGGTGCGATTGATCAGTGGAACAAATTTCGCAAGCAGCCCGATCTGCCGCTGGAAAAAGGCCCGGAGATCTGA
- a CDS encoding undecaprenyl-diphosphate phosphatase, protein MPDWLSVILLGIIEGVTEFLPISSTGHLLIPQTLGWLPAKSDLFNVVIQSGAVLAVLAVFTQRVKQLAFSLGSPETRDYLAKLAAAFLLTAAGGLIIKKLDVELPETVPPVAWATLIGGIIILWLERVYRGKAGTTEITWVVVAAVAAAQLLAAVFPGTSRSGASIMMAMAFGIARPAATEFSFLLGIPTLMAAGGLKIFSEIKDHGVGGEDWSMVALGTLVSALSAFVVVKWLIRFVQSHTFNSFAIYRIVLGAGLLIYAATLNH, encoded by the coding sequence ATGCCCGACTGGCTCTCCGTTATCTTGCTTGGCATCATCGAAGGTGTCACCGAGTTCCTACCCATCTCCTCTACGGGGCACCTCTTGATACCCCAGACCCTCGGTTGGTTACCCGCGAAGAGTGACCTCTTTAACGTGGTCATCCAGAGCGGTGCCGTGTTGGCTGTACTGGCCGTTTTCACCCAGCGGGTGAAGCAGTTGGCCTTCAGTCTCGGCAGCCCAGAGACGCGTGACTACTTGGCCAAGTTAGCCGCCGCCTTCCTCCTCACCGCTGCTGGTGGACTGATCATCAAAAAGCTGGACGTGGAGCTGCCGGAAACCGTGCCCCCCGTGGCCTGGGCCACCCTCATTGGTGGCATCATCATCCTGTGGCTGGAGCGCGTGTATCGGGGCAAAGCGGGCACCACGGAGATCACCTGGGTCGTCGTCGCCGCCGTGGCCGCCGCGCAGCTCCTCGCCGCTGTTTTTCCCGGCACTTCCCGCTCCGGTGCCAGCATCATGATGGCCATGGCCTTCGGCATCGCCCGGCCTGCTGCCACGGAGTTCTCCTTCCTGCTCGGCATTCCCACCCTCATGGCTGCGGGCGGGCTGAAAATCTTTTCCGAGATCAAAGATCACGGCGTGGGTGGCGAAGACTGGTCCATGGTGGCCCTAGGCACCCTCGTCAGTGCCCTGTCCGCCTTTGTCGTGGTGAAGTGGCTCATCCGTTTTGTCCAGAGCCACACCTTCAATAGCTTTGCCATCTACCGCATCGTCCTCGGTGCGGGATTGCTGATTTACGCGGCCACACTCAACCACTGA